The sequence TCGGATATGGGGAGAGTAATATGTCGGAAGATAAGCTGATCAAAGTCCTTTATATGGAAGATGATACAGGCCTTGCGAATCTCATCAGGGGAAGGCTCAAGAGAAGCGGGTACGAGGTCGATATCGCGGGGGATGGAGATGTGGGACTGGCCATGTTTGAGGAGAACCCCTACGATCTTGTGCTTATAGATCAAAATATGCCGGGGAAAAACGGCCTGGAGGTAATTCGCATTTTGAGCTCAAAAAACGAGATCATCCCGATGATCATGATAACCGGTGAGGGCGATGAAAATGTGGCCGTAAAGGCGATGAAGCTGGGCGTAAACGACTACATAGTCAAGGATATTCAGGGTCACTATATCGAGCTTCTGTCCGTGGTTATCGAAAACGTCCTTGACAGGTACCGGCTTATTGCCGGCAAGACAAATGCCGAAGACAACGTAAAGCGATTGGAGAAGGAGAAGGAGGCGATTTTAAACAGCATTTTGGAGCAGGTTATTTATTTGGATACGGATTTCAAGGTTATCTGGGCAAACAGGGCCGCGGGGGAGTTGACGGGGATGTCTACAAAGGATTTTGTCGGGAACAAATGCCACGACATTTTGAATTTGAGCAAGAAAACTTGTGAAAATTGCCCGGTATCCGAAATACTGAATTTCAAGAAGGGCAAAAAGGTGGAGATCATCTCCTCCGACGGCAGGATATGGTCGGTCAACTGCAGCCCGGTTCTTGATGACGAGGAGGAAGTGGAGGGAATAGTCGAGGTAAGGCACGATATAACCGCAGAGAAGATCGCCGAAAAGTCGCTGTTGGATTCCAAGGAGATGTTCAGGATGCTGGCCGAGAACACCAAGGACTTCATATATCGTTATCAGCTCTCCCCCATAAAGGGATTCGAGTATGTAAGTCCCTCGGTCGTCGATGTTACTGGTTACAATCAGGATGAATTCTATTCCGACTCGGAAATGCTCATCAAGATTGTCGATCCGGGTGAGAGGGATCTAATGGAGAGAAATATCAAAAAGCCCGACCAGTACAACAAGCTCTTTACAATTCACTGGGTGAAAAAAGACGGGGAAAGGATACTGATTGAACAGCGCATCGCGCCCATCTTCAATGAAGAGGGAAATATGATGGCAATCGTGGGAATAGCCAGAGATATCTCCGACAGGGATAATGGTAACGGTTTGACCGCTAAAAAGAAGTAGGAGAGTTAAAAGACAGTTTGTTTGGAGTCTTTTCGGCGCTGCTTTCTATTTCAGTTTTGGTTTTCCCGCCGCCGCCCTTTTCGATGATACTGTGGGCCGGCACCCTTTGGTAATTGAGAAAATTTACAGGTGCTGCCGGCCTGTCGAAAAGGTGTGTTCCGGCGGCTTTTTCGGGCCGCCGGGCCGATGTGGGGGTATAGGAGAAAACGGTTTCCCCATTTTTAAGTTGCGTCATCGACTCGGAGTTTATTAAATAGGAATATTCCCCGCTTAATAGAAAGTATTTTGTATCTATAAATACTATTTTATAATATTTTGTAATATTTTGTAATATTTTATCATTTTTTTCTTTACATACTGTTGGAAAAAATGTATTATATAGACAATCCAGGAAACTGGAGGTGGAAGGTTTTTTCCTTCGCGGCCCTAACGGGCCGTTTTTTATGGTAGCCATTTTCTACCCCACCCCTCTATCTGATTATTTGGACTTCTGTCGTATTTCTTGCGCTCAAGTATTTCCGCTATCTTCCCTCCAAAATTATCCGGCAAATCCTGACCGTTGTGTCTCGCAATTGAAGCTCTAAGGCTTGGATGAGCAATTATGTCTGCAAGTTGGAGACCGGCAATATTGTTAGATTTAGACTTTACCTTCAATTGTTTACTGGTTAATGTTTCTTTAAAAACAACCGGATCTATATAATCAGTTCCTTTATTATAAATGTACTCAAATGCGCTTTTAAGTCTTCGATCTTCTCTGCCTCCCCTCGATTCTGCAAGTACATCCCCTGAAGAATTATTTCTTTTCAGCCATAAAACAAATCTTTCCATGAGGATGGTTAAACAGTAGTGATATGGATCATGGCGCCATATTTCATATCGAGTTTTGAATTCTAATTTGTCAATTGTTACGGTAATTACAACGTAATCTAATTCACTCAATAGAGACAATAAATCTTCATTGAACTTTTTTTCTATTTCTGAATCTCTAAGTGCCTGAAAGTGATGCCTTCTATTTACTAATTCTTTTCTATGGAGAATAATCGGATTGTCAGGATGTGATTCAAAGAATTCCTTCTTAATCGCTTCCAGCCGTGGGAAAACGGTGGTGGATACATAATCCAACGACATTATCAATCCCGTTAAACTTAAAAATCGATGGTTGGGGTCCTTTGAAGCCCCCAAATCTGAATTGCCTACTTCATCAATGTACAATCGGTATTTCATTTCTGTAGTGTTTACATCATAAAAATATGTCTATAAATAATAGGTAACTATATAAGCATATTAAATAGATTAAAAGTTATTCCCCCAATAATCGTATTACATTTTAAACTTACAAAAACAGGGGGTCTCTGACTTTATAAATAAGATCTACCTCTCTATTATGAGGAGAGGAACAAACGGGAAAAAACCACAACAAGCCCCCCAACCCCCCGTCAATAGGCGTACATATTTCCGTAGGGCCTCAGCGATTTCGGGAAGTATTTCTTGAAAGGCTTTGACATTATCTCCTTGTGATCCAAATTGAAGTCGCCGGCGAAGTCTTTAAGATAATAGTGGAGCTCATCCCGCTCCTGGTCCGTGGGGTCGGAGACGCCCAGCTCCTTTCCAAGACGGTGCTCTTCCACCTCGCCCCGGACGAAGATCGTCCCCCCGTGCATCCCGGTCCCTATGAATAGCCCCGCTATGGGGCGCTCCGGGTGTTTTGAAAACATGCCCAGGAGGATCAACCTCCCCCCGGCCATGTATTCACCGAAGAAGTCCCCGGCCTTTCCGCCGACGATGATGACGGGGATCTCGTCCAGGTATTCCTTCATGTGGATGCCGACACGGTAGCCGCAGTCCTCCTTGATGTGGATCTTCCCCCCCCTCATGCCGTATCCGCAGACGTCCCCTACCATGCCGTTGATGGCTATCTTGCCGCCGCTCATGGTGTTTCCCACCCCGTCCTGGGCGTTGTTGTGTACCTTTATGATTGGGCCGTTCATGAAGGCCCCCAGGTCTTGGCCGGGGGTTCCGTGAATATCTATCTTGGCCTCCGCAATCACGCCGTCGGCCAGGTAACGCTGGCCGTTGATGTTTGTAAGCTCGAATAGGGCGCTCCCCCCCTTTATCTCTTCCCTGATCAGCTTGTTGAGGTCCTTGTAATAGATTCCCTTGGAATCTATACTGACAAGGCCGTTTTTCCTCTCTATCCTTGAAGAAATCTCGTTCATAAAACAAAGGCTCCTATGGGGGAAAATGATTTAATGCTCCCTAATTTATCCGGGCAGCGTCCCTTTCGATATCGTTTTTTGCTATATTCTTCTTTTCCCTCGCTTTGTCCAGGAGGGCGATGACCGGCTCCCCCGCGATGGGCGCCCAAACCCGGTCGGGATCGGGGCATATCTCCCGAATTGCGCTCTCTTCGGACGCCATGTAGGTAAAGTCCCCCTTTTCCGCCGCCAC is a genomic window of Candidatus Zymogenus saltonus containing:
- a CDS encoding PAS domain-containing protein; the protein is MSEDKLIKVLYMEDDTGLANLIRGRLKRSGYEVDIAGDGDVGLAMFEENPYDLVLIDQNMPGKNGLEVIRILSSKNEIIPMIMITGEGDENVAVKAMKLGVNDYIVKDIQGHYIELLSVVIENVLDRYRLIAGKTNAEDNVKRLEKEKEAILNSILEQVIYLDTDFKVIWANRAAGELTGMSTKDFVGNKCHDILNLSKKTCENCPVSEILNFKKGKKVEIISSDGRIWSVNCSPVLDDEEEVEGIVEVRHDITAEKIAEKSLLDSKEMFRMLAENTKDFIYRYQLSPIKGFEYVSPSVVDVTGYNQDEFYSDSEMLIKIVDPGERDLMERNIKKPDQYNKLFTIHWVKKDGERILIEQRIAPIFNEEGNMMAIVGIARDISDRDNGNGLTAKKK
- a CDS encoding DUF3800 domain-containing protein; this translates as MYIDEVGNSDLGASKDPNHRFLSLTGLIMSLDYVSTTVFPRLEAIKKEFFESHPDNPIILHRKELVNRRHHFQALRDSEIEKKFNEDLLSLLSELDYVVITVTIDKLEFKTRYEIWRHDPYHYCLTILMERFVLWLKRNNSSGDVLAESRGGREDRRLKSAFEYIYNKGTDYIDPVVFKETLTSKQLKVKSKSNNIAGLQLADIIAHPSLRASIARHNGQDLPDNFGGKIAEILERKKYDRSPNNQIEGWGRKWLP